The Chthoniobacterales bacterium genome includes a window with the following:
- the galK gene encoding galactokinase: MQAYAPGRVELLGNHTDYNEGVVLAAAIDRGVTVTGDLSGNSILLLQSDGPQVRHDLDYRWPEPLTTNQWANYPLGVIRMLLEDGYEVPGFSASISSTLPTGAGLSSSAALEVATCLLIEKLSGYSLEPMARAKLCRRAENEFVGVNCGLLDQASSVFGEENAAIYLDCRAETVSTVAFPPGLALLITNSGVKHQLTGGEYNERREQCFEAARILGVKALRDVTSEQLRQADMPELTRRRALHITGENERVFAGVEDLRAGDGAAFGKLMFESHESSRTNFENSTAELDALVEIAQTTDGVYGSRLTGGGFGGATVSLIDPTKADAIIARFTREYRQRTGIDCQTYLTAVSVGAY; the protein is encoded by the coding sequence CAGGCGATCTCTCTGGAAACAGCATCCTGCTTTTGCAATCCGACGGGCCGCAGGTGCGCCACGACCTCGACTACCGCTGGCCCGAGCCGTTGACGACGAATCAATGGGCCAATTATCCGCTCGGAGTGATTCGCATGTTACTCGAGGACGGCTACGAGGTGCCCGGGTTTTCGGCGTCAATTTCCAGCACGCTGCCGACCGGGGCTGGCCTGTCGAGTTCGGCCGCATTGGAAGTCGCGACCTGTCTTTTGATCGAAAAATTATCCGGCTACTCGCTGGAGCCCATGGCGCGGGCGAAGCTCTGCCGACGGGCGGAAAACGAATTTGTCGGCGTGAATTGCGGCCTGCTCGACCAGGCATCGTCGGTTTTCGGAGAAGAAAATGCCGCGATCTATCTCGATTGCCGTGCCGAAACCGTGAGCACGGTAGCGTTTCCACCGGGACTGGCGTTGTTGATCACGAACTCCGGCGTGAAGCACCAGCTCACCGGCGGCGAATACAACGAACGCCGCGAACAATGCTTCGAGGCAGCCCGCATTTTGGGTGTGAAAGCACTCCGCGACGTCACCAGCGAGCAACTGCGCCAAGCCGACATGCCCGAGCTGACCCGCCGCCGCGCGCTGCATATCACGGGCGAAAACGAGCGCGTCTTCGCCGGCGTCGAAGACCTGCGCGCGGGCGACGGTGCGGCATTTGGGAAATTGATGTTTGAGTCGCACGAGAGTTCGCGGACCAACTTTGAAAACAGCACAGCCGAGTTGGATGCGCTTGTGGAAATAGCGCAAACGACGGACGGCGTTTACGGCTCGCGGCTGACCGGCGGCGGCTTTGGCGGCGCGACGGTTTCGCTGATCGATCCAACGAAGGCCGACGCGATCATTGCGCGTTTCACCCGCGAATATCGCCAGCGCACCGGCATCGACTGCCAGACCTATCTCACCGCGGTGTCGGTCGGTGCCTACTAA